One Longimicrobium sp. DNA segment encodes these proteins:
- a CDS encoding SusC/RagA family TonB-linked outer membrane protein — MKNSVFTRAGLAARLLPALACLALLLWGAAPLAAQGTGRITGAVTTAEGAPVADATVTVVGTQMTARSGPDGRFTITGVPAGTHQVRAGQIGFASGTLSVSVAAGETAVANFRLATQALMLEEIVAVGYTSQRRATVSDAVSEVTAEQLEDQQVATLEEALRGRIPGVTVQSTGEPGQSSRVIVRGQNFLGNSDPLYVIDGMYTRQNPNLNPEDIETIQVLKDASAAAQYGAQSANGVIVITTKRGRSGTPRVTVNSYYGVQDVPQRIEFVSGSRWSQINNMARTNAGMPADNTQFSVDTDWQDAVFQTGNIQDHNFSVGGGTDNASYLLGAGWFQQEGTIINTGFERASVRVNSEMRGDRWRVGENLAVSRSTRDNVVGFPLIDVVRLQPGIPVYDPNNASGYGYGSGGGALATFGTNPVGAFEREDNTDATNRVLGNLFGELQLFGGLRYRVNLGVDYVDNNFQQFVRQRQIRQNTVPTFNEGRDQRGSLLSLLQEHLLQFEGSRSEHALNAVAGITEQTTKFQGLEAYRRGFADEDINEIDAGTSNFANRGFSIPGALRGLLARANYSYADRYLLTGTFRRDGSSRFGPGNKYGNFFSGSAAWVVSEEQFFDGIPFVGGADNLKLRASYGSLGNQDIGDFQYAASVIANQSYLFGNSIATGATQLSLANPDIRWQDQTQMNVGLDLGVLGGDLQLTADYYVSESGGLLVQAPIPWSLGAVGAPTVNAGTIRNRGFELGAQMTLQRGDLDLDLAANLTTIRNEVTELGNGGQPIFAGFGNVSRTTVGGSIGEFFVLQTDGIFQSDAEVQAYRASNGNRIQPNAKAGDIRYADRNDDGLINDDDRYVAGSPIPDLETGLSLDANYRAFNFGVSMRGSFGAEVFNVARYWTDRMDENSNYRADLDPWTPGNTSTDDPRAVFGPAGADNARANTDRWIEDASFLRIQNVVLGYRLPAGLTSRFGIAGEGSRIYLNIQNLHTFTSFSNWDPEIRGGDALTRGIDDGRIYPNPRTFSLGIDVNL; from the coding sequence ATGAAGAACTCCGTGTTCACCCGCGCCGGGCTCGCCGCGAGGCTGCTCCCCGCGCTTGCCTGCCTGGCCCTGCTGCTGTGGGGCGCCGCACCCCTCGCCGCGCAGGGCACGGGCCGGATCACCGGCGCCGTCACCACCGCCGAGGGCGCACCCGTGGCCGACGCCACCGTGACCGTCGTGGGCACCCAGATGACGGCGCGCTCCGGCCCCGACGGCCGCTTCACCATCACCGGCGTTCCCGCGGGCACGCACCAGGTGCGCGCCGGGCAGATCGGCTTCGCCTCCGGCACCCTTTCGGTGAGCGTGGCCGCCGGGGAGACCGCCGTCGCCAACTTCCGCCTGGCCACCCAGGCGCTGATGCTCGAGGAGATCGTGGCCGTGGGCTACACCTCGCAGCGCCGCGCCACCGTGAGCGACGCGGTGTCGGAGGTGACGGCCGAGCAGCTCGAGGACCAGCAGGTCGCCACGCTGGAAGAGGCCCTGCGCGGCCGCATTCCGGGCGTGACGGTGCAGTCCACCGGCGAGCCGGGGCAGAGCTCCCGCGTGATCGTCCGGGGGCAGAACTTCCTGGGCAACAGCGACCCGCTGTACGTGATCGATGGGATGTACACGCGCCAGAACCCCAACCTGAACCCCGAGGACATCGAGACCATCCAGGTGCTCAAGGATGCCTCGGCGGCGGCGCAGTACGGCGCGCAGTCGGCCAACGGCGTGATCGTGATCACCACCAAGCGGGGCCGCTCCGGCACGCCGCGCGTAACGGTGAACTCGTACTACGGCGTGCAGGACGTGCCGCAGCGCATCGAATTCGTCAGCGGGTCGCGGTGGAGCCAGATCAACAACATGGCGCGCACCAACGCCGGGATGCCGGCCGACAACACGCAGTTCTCGGTAGACACCGACTGGCAGGACGCCGTCTTCCAGACGGGGAACATCCAGGACCACAACTTCTCGGTGGGCGGCGGGACGGACAACGCCAGCTACCTGCTGGGCGCCGGGTGGTTCCAGCAGGAAGGCACCATCATCAACACCGGCTTCGAACGCGCCAGCGTGCGGGTGAACAGCGAAATGCGCGGCGACCGCTGGCGGGTGGGCGAGAACCTGGCCGTTTCGCGCAGCACGCGCGACAACGTGGTGGGCTTTCCGCTGATCGACGTGGTGCGGCTGCAGCCGGGGATCCCGGTGTACGATCCCAACAACGCCAGCGGCTACGGCTACGGCAGCGGCGGCGGGGCGCTGGCCACCTTCGGCACCAACCCGGTGGGCGCCTTCGAGCGCGAGGACAACACCGACGCCACCAACCGGGTGCTGGGCAACCTCTTCGGCGAGCTGCAGCTGTTCGGCGGGCTGCGCTACCGCGTGAACCTGGGCGTGGACTACGTCGACAACAACTTCCAGCAGTTCGTCCGCCAGCGGCAGATCCGGCAGAACACCGTGCCCACCTTCAACGAGGGGCGCGACCAGCGCGGCAGCTTGCTTTCGCTGCTGCAGGAGCACCTGCTGCAGTTCGAGGGCTCGCGCAGCGAGCACGCGCTGAACGCGGTGGCCGGCATCACCGAGCAGACCACCAAGTTCCAGGGCCTCGAGGCCTACCGCCGCGGCTTCGCCGACGAGGACATCAACGAGATCGACGCGGGCACCAGCAACTTCGCCAACCGCGGCTTCTCCATCCCCGGCGCGCTGCGGGGCCTGCTGGCCCGCGCCAACTACTCGTACGCCGACCGCTACCTGCTCACCGGCACCTTCCGCCGCGACGGCTCGTCGCGCTTTGGCCCGGGGAACAAGTACGGCAACTTCTTCTCGGGCTCGGCGGCCTGGGTGGTGAGCGAAGAGCAGTTCTTCGACGGCATCCCGTTCGTCGGCGGGGCCGACAACCTGAAGCTGCGCGCCAGCTACGGCTCGCTGGGCAACCAGGACATCGGAGACTTCCAGTACGCCGCGTCGGTCATCGCCAACCAGAGCTACCTGTTCGGCAACAGCATCGCCACGGGCGCCACGCAGCTCAGCCTGGCCAACCCCGACATCCGCTGGCAGGACCAGACGCAGATGAACGTGGGGCTGGACCTGGGCGTGCTGGGCGGCGACCTGCAGCTGACGGCCGACTACTACGTCTCGGAGTCCGGCGGGCTCCTGGTGCAGGCGCCCATTCCCTGGAGCCTGGGCGCCGTGGGCGCGCCCACGGTGAACGCGGGCACCATCCGCAACCGCGGCTTCGAGCTGGGCGCGCAGATGACGCTGCAGCGCGGCGACCTGGACCTGGACCTGGCCGCCAACCTCACCACCATCCGCAACGAGGTGACGGAGCTGGGCAACGGCGGGCAGCCCATCTTCGCCGGCTTCGGCAACGTGTCGCGCACCACGGTGGGCGGCTCCATCGGCGAGTTCTTCGTGCTGCAGACGGACGGCATCTTCCAGAGCGACGCCGAGGTGCAGGCGTACCGGGCCAGCAACGGCAACCGCATTCAGCCCAACGCCAAGGCCGGCGACATCCGCTACGCCGACCGGAACGACGACGGGCTGATCAACGACGACGACCGCTACGTGGCCGGGAGCCCCATCCCCGACCTGGAGACGGGCCTGAGCCTGGACGCCAACTACCGCGCCTTCAACTTCGGCGTGTCGATGCGCGGCAGCTTTGGCGCCGAGGTGTTCAACGTCGCGCGGTACTGGACGGACCGCATGGACGAGAACAGCAACTACCGCGCTGACCTGGACCCGTGGACGCCGGGCAACACCAGCACCGACGACCCCCGCGCCGTGTTCGGCCCGGCGGGCGCCGACAACGCCCGCGCCAACACCGACCGGTGGATCGAGGACGCGTCGTTCCTGCGCATTCAGAACGTGGTGCTGGGCTACCGGCTGCCGGCCGGGCTCACCAGCCGCTTCGGCATCGCCGGCGAGGGGTCGCGCATCTACCTGAACATCCAGAACCTGCACACGTTCACCAGCTTCTCCAACTGGGACCCGGAAATCCGCGGCGGCGACGCGCTCACGCGCGGAATCGACGATGGGCGGATCTACCCGAACCCGCGCACGTTCTCGCTGGGCATCGACGTGAACCTGTGA